One window of Campylobacter avium LMG 24591 genomic DNA carries:
- a CDS encoding restriction endonuclease subunit S, with the protein MRAYKDSGIEWLGEIPEHWEVVKIKHIAEIITGKTPTLDSEWGDNMFFITPTDCDLDKKYVSSSLRKLSQNGIKNFDSLVIPKNSILVTCIASIGKVAINLEEVITNQQINSVIPNADLVLPDFIFYQLLATMPFAERYFCGYSILPILNKSEFSNIKIPLPPMEEQKAIADFLDSKCKLIETFIEKKQKLITLLNEKKQALINECVTKGLDKNVNFKDSGIEHLGAIPTHWEVRRLATFGKFSKGGNISRQDLVENGEQALLYGDIYMNYEISTSFLDSKISENTSPSATPIYRGDILFAGSGETKEDIGKNIVYLGEDKAFAGGDVIIFRQKENNALFLSYALNTKYAKFYKGIESKGEIIVHIYASNLKDIKIPLPPLQEQKQIAEFLDSEISKIDSIIGKIKKQIELIKEYKSTLINQAVCGRINL; encoded by the coding sequence ATGAGAGCTTACAAAGATAGTGGTATAGAGTGGCTTGGGGAGATTCCGGAGCATTGGGAGGTGGTGAAAATTAAGCATATTGCTGAAATTATTACAGGAAAAACACCCACTTTGGATTCTGAATGGGGCGATAATATGTTTTTTATTACACCAACCGATTGTGATTTAGATAAAAAATATGTTTCATCATCACTTAGGAAATTATCGCAAAATGGGATAAAAAATTTTGATTCACTTGTAATTCCCAAAAACTCTATTTTAGTAACTTGCATAGCCTCTATTGGAAAAGTAGCGATTAATCTTGAAGAGGTTATTACTAATCAACAAATCAATTCAGTGATTCCCAATGCCGATTTGGTATTACCAGATTTTATTTTTTATCAACTATTAGCAACAATGCCCTTTGCAGAAAGATATTTTTGCGGATATAGCATTTTACCAATTCTTAACAAGAGCGAATTTTCAAATATTAAAATCCCACTGCCACCCATGGAGGAGCAAAAAGCGATTGCGGATTTTTTGGATTCTAAATGTAAGCTCATAGAAACTTTTATAGAGAAAAAGCAAAAACTCATCACCCTTTTGAATGAGAAAAAACAGGCCCTCATCAATGAATGCGTTACTAAAGGACTTGATAAAAATGTAAATTTCAAAGATAGTGGCATAGAGCATTTAGGAGCAATCCCAACACATTGGGAAGTAAGACGACTTGCAACTTTTGGAAAGTTCTCTAAGGGTGGTAATATCTCGCGTCAAGATTTGGTAGAGAATGGAGAACAAGCTCTTCTTTATGGGGATATTTATATGAACTATGAAATTAGCACAAGCTTTTTAGATTCTAAAATATCTGAAAATACTTCACCTAGTGCAACCCCAATATATCGTGGAGATATTCTTTTTGCTGGTTCTGGTGAAACCAAAGAGGATATAGGTAAAAATATCGTATATTTAGGGGAAGATAAAGCATTTGCTGGTGGCGATGTTATTATTTTTAGGCAAAAAGAAAATAATGCCTTATTTTTATCCTATGCACTAAATACCAAGTATGCTAAGTTTTATAAAGGCATTGAATCTAAGGGGGAAATTATAGTTCATATCTATGCTTCAAATTTAAAAGATATTAAAATCCCACTTCCACCCCTACAAGAGCAAAAACAAATCGCAGAATTTTTAGATTCTGAAATTTCTAAAATAGATAGTATAATAGGAAAGATTAAAAAGCAAATAGAGCTAATAAAAGAATACAAATCCACACTTATAAACCAAGCTGTGTGTGGTAGGATAAATCTATGA
- a CDS encoding N-6 DNA methylase, whose amino-acid sequence MEIKNFQPIINFIWSVADDLLRDVYVKGKYRDVILPMTILRRIDIILEPTKERVLQTYNTYKGKIENLEPLLCGKQGSKMKFYNYSNFTLETLLNDPANIRINFENYLDSFSENIKDIIAKFKFKNQLDTLDEANILYGVIERFCSSKINLSINPVLDDKGNIIHKGLSNLGMGYVFEELIRKFNEENNEEAGEHFTPREIIELMTHLVFLPVKERLKEGIYTIYDNACGSGGMLTESKDFITDPQGLIKSKASIHLYGQEINPETYAICKADMLIKGENPDNIKYGSTLSDDKLGNLKFDFMLTNPPYGKSWEKDQKDLGIDKKKDCQDLRFQVGITSKSDGQMMFLLNMLSKMKLVTKDTPLGSRIASVHNGSSLFNSDSGMVAIRKHIIENDYLEAIVALPTNMFYNTGIPTFIWIITNNKPESKRGKVQLINATNDKYFSKMKKSLGQKQNEMTQEHIRKITDLFLNFSENEDCKVLDNSDFGYTKILIEKPKSIESLQDDEKFNALKDKDKILEKLKELESKPKDFKDRAEFFAYLGVKLKRAEENLLLDSDKTNNTEKIPLKVDIQSYYESEVKPYVNNSWIAWESASVGYEILFNKYFYTYTPPRSLSEIDSELKELEKEVQNLLSEIMR is encoded by the coding sequence ATGGAAATAAAAAATTTTCAGCCTATTATTAATTTTATTTGGAGTGTGGCAGATGATTTGCTACGTGATGTGTATGTCAAGGGCAAATACCGCGATGTGATTTTGCCTATGACTATTCTAAGACGCATTGATATAATCTTAGAGCCTACAAAAGAGCGAGTGCTACAAACCTACAATACCTACAAAGGCAAAATAGAGAATCTAGAACCTTTATTATGTGGTAAGCAAGGAAGCAAAATGAAGTTTTACAACTATTCAAATTTCACTCTTGAGACACTACTCAATGACCCTGCAAACATCAGAATAAACTTTGAAAATTACCTAGATAGTTTCAGTGAAAACATAAAAGACATCATCGCAAAATTTAAATTTAAAAATCAACTTGATACTCTTGATGAGGCAAATATACTTTATGGTGTGATTGAACGTTTTTGCTCCTCTAAAATAAACCTCTCCATTAATCCCGTTTTAGATGATAAGGGTAATATAATCCATAAAGGCTTAAGCAATCTTGGTATGGGCTATGTCTTTGAAGAGCTAATCCGCAAGTTTAATGAGGAAAATAATGAAGAGGCAGGAGAACACTTCACCCCCAGAGAGATTATCGAGCTTATGACGCATCTTGTATTTTTACCTGTGAAAGAGAGGCTAAAAGAGGGAATCTATACTATCTATGATAATGCCTGTGGAAGCGGCGGTATGCTAACAGAATCTAAAGACTTCATCACAGACCCGCAAGGGCTTATAAAGTCAAAAGCAAGCATTCATCTCTATGGACAAGAAATAAACCCGGAAACTTATGCGATATGTAAAGCCGATATGCTAATAAAGGGCGAAAATCCAGACAATATCAAATACGGCTCAACATTAAGTGATGATAAGCTTGGGAATCTAAAATTTGACTTTATGCTAACAAATCCGCCTTATGGTAAATCTTGGGAAAAGGATCAAAAAGATTTAGGTATAGATAAGAAAAAGGATTGCCAAGACTTACGATTCCAAGTAGGTATCACAAGCAAAAGCGATGGACAAATGATGTTTTTGCTTAATATGCTAAGCAAGATGAAACTAGTAACTAAAGACACTCCGCTTGGCTCTCGCATCGCAAGCGTGCATAATGGTTCATCACTTTTTAACTCCGATAGCGGTATGGTAGCTATAAGAAAGCACATCATAGAAAATGACTATCTTGAGGCCATAGTAGCACTGCCTACAAATATGTTTTACAACACAGGCATTCCTACTTTTATATGGATTATCACAAATAATAAGCCAGAATCTAAAAGAGGCAAAGTCCAGCTTATCAACGCTACAAATGATAAATATTTTTCTAAGATGAAAAAGTCCTTAGGGCAAAAGCAAAATGAGATGACACAAGAGCATATAAGAAAAATCACAGATTTATTCTTGAATTTTAGTGAAAATGAGGATTGCAAAGTGTTAGATAATAGCGACTTTGGTTATACAAAAATCCTCATAGAAAAGCCAAAAAGCATAGAATCTTTACAAGATGATGAGAAGTTTAACGCCCTAAAAGATAAAGATAAAATTTTAGAAAAACTCAAAGAGTTAGAATCTAAGCCAAAAGATTTCAAAGATAGGGCGGAATTTTTTGCTTATCTTGGCGTGAAGCTTAAGAGAGCTGAGGAAAATCTTTTACTAGATTCTGATAAGACAAACAACACAGAGAAAATCCCCCTAAAAGTAGATATACAAAGCTACTATGAGAGTGAAGTAAAGCCCTATGTAAATAACTCTTGGATAGCGTGGGAGAGTGCAAGTGTGGGCTATGAAATACTTTTTAATAAATACTTCTACACCTACACACCACCAAGAAGCCTAAGTGAAATAGATAGCGAGCTAAAAGAGCTAGAAAAAGAAGTGCAGAACCTTCTAAGTGAGATAATGCGATGA
- a CDS encoding DEAD/DEAH box helicase family protein, whose translation MPKHTSIKKHLLLSEICNNKRVQYKESYENYDLKSFSADISLQDYQIASLQNALIALDLYMCYKDSDYIKTRGEKLYRIYKEQYKDCKLEKEEINRASFWMATGSGKSIVMIKLLSLLGKAVREKKIPNKPIMLLAPNDTILAQFKDNVAKYNNHNTDFITLKELREYESATQGGLFGETTVFIARSDLLDCAQNVGKDKSAKRLDYKNYCNNDGWYILLDEAHRGDSKESIRKYYINEIACGDKLREYEGYSYNGYSKGFIFNFSATFSDELDFFTCAFNYNLEKFNNDGYGKNIAVLDSHLKSFSKESDESERIIRIIEGFILFSAIKQSKKELLRKARDFGISNIQYHNPLIIAVSDKVNTQDAGIKLYFKAILQILKEDKDIQEIAKNLYEKLKNQELYFAKDVLSDEFLEYVKNTDSKNVRENIFYASEPSNLECFRANEKELAFKSKNANEPFMLLNIAEAKKWEKEHLLELGVESFKDLQKSYFKHINEGDSSINIMLGSKVFSEGWDSNRVNLIYFINIGSKNAKKYVLQTIGRGVRIEPFTNVRKRMRYCDIHEYSTKQILSPLACGLETLFILASDNEAIKYILEEIESFITQYPLKGFKKTNTLSPLPAPKYKNTESKERRYKIAKKEEEGLRAYIQSFDEDVLTLSKCVIHKECSYDTLKEIKDFLDDKSERIIQYGDFQEFDKNKTFSHIHRILNARNKELKEFVDLSDEINHYQSFKTTLGESFANEINGIIKTILNAKSETQLKVEFESGKISLDEYTQSIKNNTDSITINSYTISAKLREHYYNPLIIYSKNDRDSKINFAINEESEREFLQDLEEFLQRDSKGLMKYEWCFSKLVENIDTLYIPYFDSEAQSERKFYPDFIFWFKSKENGEYKILFIDPKGLKIEANPRDKIKGFEDIFKDKKFLYRGKKIQTYLFYYNKNVGEFIGFEKYKKSSVKEVINEIVG comes from the coding sequence ATGCCAAAGCACACAAGCATAAAAAAACATTTGCTTTTAAGTGAAATATGCAACAACAAAAGAGTGCAATATAAAGAAAGCTATGAAAACTATGATTTAAAAAGCTTTAGTGCGGATATTTCCTTGCAAGATTATCAAATAGCAAGTTTGCAAAATGCCCTTATAGCCTTAGACTTATATATGTGCTATAAAGATTCTGATTATATAAAAACTAGAGGCGAAAAGCTTTATAGAATCTATAAAGAGCAATACAAAGATTGTAAGCTAGAAAAAGAGGAGATTAACCGTGCGTCCTTTTGGATGGCGACAGGCAGTGGCAAAAGCATAGTGATGATAAAGCTACTCTCACTCTTGGGTAAGGCAGTGAGAGAGAAAAAGATTCCAAATAAGCCCATAATGCTACTTGCTCCAAATGATACGATTTTAGCACAATTTAAAGACAATGTAGCAAAATACAATAATCACAATACAGATTTCATCACCCTCAAAGAGCTTAGAGAATATGAGAGTGCAACACAGGGTGGTTTGTTTGGAGAGACTACTGTTTTTATCGCAAGGAGCGATTTGCTAGATTGTGCACAAAATGTGGGCAAAGATAAAAGTGCCAAAAGACTTGATTATAAAAATTACTGCAATAATGATGGCTGGTATATCTTGCTAGATGAAGCCCATAGAGGAGATAGCAAAGAATCTATTAGAAAATACTATATCAATGAGATAGCTTGCGGGGATAAGCTTAGGGAGTATGAGGGCTACTCTTATAATGGCTACTCTAAGGGCTTTATTTTTAATTTTTCAGCGACTTTTAGCGATGAGCTAGATTTTTTTACTTGTGCTTTTAATTATAATTTAGAAAAATTTAATAATGATGGATATGGCAAAAATATCGCTGTGCTAGATTCTCATCTCAAATCTTTTAGTAAAGAGAGTGATGAGAGTGAACGGATAATACGAATCATCGAGGGCTTTATACTTTTTAGTGCTATCAAACAAAGTAAAAAGGAGTTATTGCGTAAGGCTAGGGACTTTGGTATCTCAAATATACAATACCATAATCCCCTAATCATCGCCGTATCCGATAAGGTCAATACCCAAGATGCTGGGATAAAGCTGTATTTTAAAGCGATATTACAGATTCTAAAAGAAGATAAAGATATACAAGAGATAGCCAAAAATCTGTATGAAAAACTAAAAAATCAAGAGCTGTATTTTGCAAAAGATGTCTTAAGCGATGAGTTTTTAGAATATGTGAAAAATACAGATTCTAAAAATGTGAGGGAAAATATCTTTTATGCGAGTGAGCCCTCAAACTTAGAATGTTTTAGGGCAAATGAAAAAGAGTTAGCTTTTAAAAGTAAGAATGCCAATGAGCCTTTTATGCTGCTTAATATTGCAGAGGCTAAAAAATGGGAGAAAGAGCATTTATTAGAGCTTGGGGTAGAGAGCTTTAAGGATTTGCAAAAGAGTTATTTTAAACATATCAATGAGGGCGATTCAAGCATTAACATTATGCTTGGAAGCAAAGTCTTTAGCGAAGGGTGGGATAGCAACCGCGTGAATCTTATCTATTTTATCAACATTGGCAGCAAAAATGCGAAAAAATATGTTTTGCAAACTATCGGTAGAGGTGTTAGAATCGAGCCTTTTACTAATGTGCGAAAGAGAATGCGATATTGTGATATACACGAGTATAGCACAAAGCAGATTCTAAGCCCTCTTGCTTGTGGGCTAGAGACTTTGTTTATCTTAGCGAGCGATAATGAGGCTATTAAATATATTTTAGAAGAGATTGAAAGCTTCATCACTCAATATCCACTAAAAGGCTTTAAAAAGACAAATACTCTAAGCCCTCTTCCTGCTCCAAAGTATAAAAATACAGAATCTAAAGAGAGAAGATATAAAATTGCTAAAAAGGAAGAAGAGGGCTTGAGGGCATACATACAAAGCTTTGATGAAGATGTCTTAACTCTTAGCAAATGCGTGATACATAAAGAATGTAGCTATGACACGTTAAAGGAAATTAAAGATTTTTTAGACGATAAAAGCGAGAGAATTATCCAATACGGGGATTTTCAAGAATTTGATAAAAATAAGACTTTTAGCCATATTCATAGAATCTTAAATGCTAGAAACAAAGAGCTTAAAGAATTTGTAGATTTAAGCGATGAAATCAATCATTATCAAAGCTTTAAAACCACTTTGGGAGAAAGTTTCGCAAATGAGATAAATGGGATTATAAAAACTATTTTAAACGCAAAAAGTGAAACACAGCTAAAGGTGGAGTTTGAAAGCGGAAAAATAAGCCTAGATGAATATACACAAAGCATAAAGAACAATACAGATAGCATTACCATTAATTCTTACACAATCAGTGCAAAACTAAGAGAGCATTATTATAATCCGCTTATTATTTATAGTAAAAACGATAGAGATTCTAAGATAAATTTTGCAATAAATGAGGAGAGTGAAAGGGAATTTTTACAAGATTTAGAGGAATTTTTACAAAGAGATTCTAAAGGGCTTATGAAATACGAATGGTGTTTTTCTAAGCTTGTAGAAAATATCGATACTCTGTATATCCCATATTTTGATAGCGAGGCACAAAGCGAAAGAAAGTTTTATCCAGATTTCATATTTTGGTTTAAAAGTAAAGAAAATGGAGAATATAAAATTCTTTTCATAGACCCAAAGGGGCTTAAAATAGAGGCAAATCCAAGAGATAAAATAAAAGGCTTTGAGGATATATTTAAAGACAAGAAGTTTTTATATCGAGGCAAAAAGATTCAAACCTATCTTTTTTATTATAATAAAAATGTGGGGGAATTTATAGGCTTTGAAAAATACAAAAAGAGTAGCGTAAAAGAAGTTATTAATGAGATAGTGGGTTAA
- a CDS encoding virulence RhuM family protein, with protein sequence MQNNLILYTTQDKKIKVELYEFGESVYLTQDLIAKLFDTSKQNVSLHIANILKEGELNADSVVKEYLTTAKDNKRYKVKFYSLEMILAIGFRVRSKRGVQFRIWANEHLKSYLQKGFIIDSDRLKNPNGRTDYFDELLEQIRDIRASEKRFYQKIRDLFALCVDYDSSDKATQMFFANTQNKLLYAITKQTAAEIICKRADPNEPNMGLTSWKGTKVRKGDIIIAKNYLSKDELDNLNRLVNVFLESAELRVRDNKTLTMDFWKENVDSLLTFQGKDILKGNGSISNEKMEQVVRQRYEIFDKKRKEETRIKADLEDEKMLEKTYKALKDR encoded by the coding sequence ATGCAAAATAACCTAATCCTCTACACCACGCAAGATAAAAAAATTAAAGTTGAGTTATATGAGTTTGGCGAGAGTGTGTATCTCACACAGGATTTAATCGCAAAGCTTTTTGACACCTCAAAGCAAAATGTAAGTTTGCATATCGCAAATATTCTTAAAGAAGGTGAATTGAATGCAGATTCAGTTGTCAAGGAATACTTGACAACTGCTAAAGATAACAAACGATATAAAGTAAAATTTTATTCTTTAGAGATGATTTTAGCCATTGGCTTTAGAGTGCGAAGCAAAAGGGGTGTGCAGTTTAGAATCTGGGCTAATGAACACTTAAAGAGCTATCTACAAAAAGGCTTTATCATCGATAGCGATAGGCTTAAAAATCCAAATGGCAGAACGGATTATTTTGATGAGCTATTAGAGCAAATACGAGATATACGAGCTAGTGAGAAAAGGTTTTATCAAAAGATAAGAGATTTATTTGCTTTGTGTGTAGATTATGATTCTAGTGATAAGGCTACGCAGATGTTTTTTGCAAATACGCAAAACAAGCTTTTATATGCCATTACCAAACAAACTGCGGCTGAAATAATCTGCAAAAGAGCCGATCCTAATGAGCCAAATATGGGGCTTACTTCTTGGAAAGGGACTAAGGTGCGAAAGGGCGATATTATCATCGCTAAAAACTATCTTTCTAAAGATGAGTTAGATAATTTAAATAGGCTTGTCAATGTCTTTTTGGAATCAGCAGAGCTTAGAGTAAGAGACAATAAAACTTTGACTATGGATTTTTGGAAAGAAAATGTAGATAGTCTGCTTACCTTTCAAGGCAAGGATATATTAAAGGGCAATGGTAGCATTTCCAATGAAAAAATGGAGCAAGTCGTAAGGCAAAGATATGAAATCTTTGATAAAAAGAGAAAAGAAGAAACAAGAATCAAAGCTGATTTAGAAGATGAAAAAATGCTAGAAAAAACCTACAAGGCTCTAAAGGATAGATAA
- a CDS encoding AAA family ATPase, translating into MKIQLKNIGMLDEAEFEIGDITLICGENNTGKTYATYSLYGYLDFMRLAREGLFIRRRKLFDTDKLEEENIKNKRERKLTYVDIKDKLENHISNKTRLYRDRILVKILAGKNEDFENADFKATIQISLESVKKSIKQYLEDLNLSQKRRIKVKHIVYDDGIGFFDLNELKFDEYLIIFLDSLLSYIFIKNFILSVERTGASIFQDELDFIKIAKLEAMQKMLKEEDVDLFEFQKKLEEKNQLYPKPVRDNINFIRDIQQKTKLESMFKKDKERYKNILNLLGNIVGGKYKATDYGILFQPKGSKKFFNIEVASSSARSLLMLYFYILHQAQQGDILMIDEPELNLHPKNQILLARLFALLANAGIKIFITTHSDYIVRELSNCIMLSNLTDQAIQKLKNRGYCKEYKLNSDKIKAYVAKNIQGKNTLEKVNITQKQGIFMETFDEAIEWQNENQGLIFEKMYRKQDDK; encoded by the coding sequence ATGAAAATTCAACTAAAAAATATAGGAATGCTTGATGAAGCTGAATTTGAAATAGGCGATATTACTTTAATTTGCGGTGAAAATAATACTGGAAAAACTTATGCAACTTATAGTTTATATGGTTATTTGGATTTTATGAGATTGGCTAGAGAAGGATTGTTTATTAGAAGAAGAAAGCTTTTTGATACTGACAAACTAGAAGAAGAGAATATTAAAAATAAACGAGAAAGAAAATTAACATATGTCGATATTAAAGATAAACTAGAAAACCATATAAGCAACAAAACGAGATTATATCGTGATCGTATACTTGTAAAAATTTTAGCTGGGAAAAATGAGGATTTTGAAAATGCGGATTTTAAAGCAACTATTCAAATATCTTTAGAAAGCGTGAAAAAGTCTATAAAACAATACCTAGAAGATTTGAATTTAAGTCAAAAACGTAGGATAAAGGTTAAGCATATAGTATACGATGATGGTATTGGTTTTTTTGATTTAAATGAACTTAAATTTGATGAATATTTGATTATATTTCTTGATTCTTTATTAAGTTATATTTTTATAAAAAATTTTATTTTAAGTGTTGAAAGAACAGGGGCTTCTATTTTTCAAGATGAATTAGATTTTATTAAAATAGCAAAATTAGAAGCTATGCAAAAAATGCTAAAAGAAGAAGATGTTGATTTATTTGAGTTTCAAAAAAAATTAGAAGAAAAAAATCAGCTTTATCCAAAACCCGTAAGAGACAATATAAATTTTATAAGAGATATACAACAAAAAACAAAATTAGAAAGTATGTTTAAGAAAGACAAAGAAAGATATAAAAATATCCTGAATTTATTGGGAAATATTGTGGGTGGAAAGTATAAAGCTACAGATTATGGTATTTTATTTCAGCCAAAAGGTAGTAAAAAATTTTTCAATATTGAAGTAGCTTCAAGTTCAGCTAGATCTTTATTGATGTTATATTTTTATATTTTACATCAAGCACAACAAGGCGATATTTTGATGATAGATGAGCCAGAGCTTAACTTGCATCCTAAAAATCAGATTCTGCTGGCAAGACTTTTTGCATTACTAGCAAATGCGGGGATTAAAATTTTTATCACCACTCATAGTGATTATATTGTGAGAGAATTGAGTAATTGTATCATGCTTAGCAATCTAACAGACCAAGCAATACAAAAGCTTAAAAATAGGGGTTATTGCAAAGAATATAAATTAAATAGCGACAAGATTAAGGCATATGTAGCAAAAAATATTCAAGGAAAAAATACTTTAGAAAAAGTGAATATAACACAGAAGCAAGGTATTTTTATGGAAACCTTTGATGAAGCCATTGAATGGCAGAATGAAAATCAAGGCTTGATTTTTGAAAAAATGTATAGGAAACAAGATGACAAATAA